GCCTGGGTCAGGGGCAGAGCAGCCTCATCAGGCCCCTGCAGAAGCTGAGCCTGGCCTGGAGGGGTGGGGAATGAGGACAGGGTTGAGGGGTGGAAAGGAGGAAGGCCAGGAGTTCCCACAACTCCCCCAAAGCCTTTCAGAAAGGGAGCCGGCATGAGCTGATTCACCCTCTGACCCGAGGCCAGCCTTGCGCGCCCCCAGGCCTCTCAGCCTGCTGAGCCTTTGGCTGGGGGCCTACAAAGccccccttccccactcccagaAGGCCAGGAGGGCTCAGAGGCACTTCCGAGGATCTGGGAGTTGTAGAGGCGGACTCAGAGTGCCAGGGCTGGGTGCGGGCTGTCTAGGGTGGCCTGGACTCACCCTGCACAGGGAGCCCTGGCCTATGAGACCCTGGAACGGCCCCCTGGGGAGGGCAATGGACAGCAGAAGAGCAGGTGCCAGTGGCAGAGCCTGCAGCCAGAGCACCACTGCAGCTCCCTTGGCACTCCCcagcacatgcacatgtacacacacacaggttttcCAAGTGTTCAGGTTTATTGAGAGCATTAGGGGCTACAAGGGAGCCCTGGGCATCTGGGGGCAAGGCCTGGCATTTGCCTGGACAGTGGCCCTGCAAGCAGCCAAGGATGGGGTCTCCACCACCTGTGCAGAGAGAGACAGGCACAGACGTGAGTGCAGCATCCACGGCCTCCCTTTGGGCCCCACGAGTGGTCAGGCCTCCCTAGGAGGGGGCATCCCCATCCCGAGGGTGGAACCAAGGGGCAGGACAGGGGGTGGGGTCCTACCTCCCCGGTTTACTTGAAAGTGTGGCTCTCGGCTCCGCCCCGCCCAAAGCCTGCAGAGAGGGTGGAAAAAGTCAACAGGCTGGGGCGGAGGAGgctgtggggtggggcggggacgAGGGGAGCATACCTTTAGGCCCAAACATGGCTGCGTAGCAGGGGTGGTTGCAGTAGGGTTTGCCTTCGTGCTGCAAAGAGAAGGGCTGTGAGGGGGGTGCCATCACCCCTGGCCCCTGCCACCAGGGTGGGCCCCACCTACCTCAGCGTGGCCCCCAGAGGTCAGCGTCTTCCCACATTTCTCGCACTTCAGGCAGGGCCGATGCCAGTCCTTGCCCAGAGAGGTCACCCTCTCGGCTGCAGAGGCACAGACAGGCCCCAGTGAGGCCCCAGTGAGACGCTGCAGGACGTGGCGCCCACCCCTGGCGTACCCGCCTCTTGCAGCCAGCTCTGCCCAAGGCCCTGTGCACTTGGGCCACATCCGCCTAGCCTGGCAGCCACCCTCAGGTCTCAGCACCCCCCATGAGGGGGACGTCTCCAATCCCCAGAGCCAATACAATCAAACAAAGCGCGGGGTCGCTGGTCCCCGGGGCACTTTCGGGTGCGGCCGGGAATCTTGCTCCCGAGGGCTGGGTGGGGCTGGAGGGCAAGGCCGAGGGTCAGGGGTCGCGGCTTAGGTCAgcagggcctgggcctggctgCCTGCTTTCAGCCCCAGGCCTCTGCGATGGCAAGGGTGGAGCCTGCGAGAGCCCTTCTCGGCGGGGACAGGGGTGACttcccacttcctccctcccctcgGGGCGCGCGCGCGCGCGGGGCAGGAAGGCGGACGCCCGGGATCGCGCCCCGGGCGTCGGTTTCCGCGTCTGTTTCTACTTAGAGCTGGGGGGCGCGGCCCCAGCCCCGCGTTCCTTCCAGCCCTGCGGGTCCCCCACCCAGGGCGTGCCCGAGAGGAGACGGCAGAGACCGTAGGACCCAGAGACGGGGAGGCTTAGAGCCAGAGATAGCCCGCCGAGCACAGCAAGACTGCTAACAGGCAGAGATCGCCAGGGCCTTCGGACGCAGGGGCCTCCACCCTCATCCCGGGGCAGGCGGCGGGCCAGGCTGGGGCGCCGCCCCGGGGACCCAGCGCCCCCGGTCCTCCTGAGCGGTCCCCAGCCCCGTCGCCCCGTCGGCGGCGCCTCCTCGCGGGGCCAGTGGGGGTGGGCTCACCGAAGTACACCTCCTTGTTGCACTTGGGACACTTGGGCATGGCGGCTCCGGGTCCGGTGCAGGCGGCAGCGGCTGGGGCGGCACGGGCTGCAGGCGCGAGACTGGGTGGATCCGGCCCGGTCCGCGCCTTTCAGGGACCCCGCGACCCCGCCCCTTGGAGACCCCGCCCCTCGCGCCCCGCCCCCTGAACCCAGGACTTGGACCCTGGGGACCTCAAATCTAGGCCCAGGGCCCGAGAAAGATCATCTGGTCCACCCCCGCCTTCAGGCAGGACCCGGGCCTGACTGAGGACGGAGCGCGGGGGGCAGGGGGCCATGGGGACTTACTGAGGGGGCACAGCTCTTCAGGCGAGTTCAAGCCGCGCCCCTAGCCCAGCGCTGTGATGTCTCCTGGGTCCAGGCTCCCAGGCAAAAGGCTCGCCCGCAGCAGAAAGCGccgctcccacccccagccctaccCCACCGGCACCCGCCCTAACCCCAGATCTGCCCGGGCCGGGACTGGACCAAACACCACTAAAATGCAAAGAGATGCAAAGCAGCCCGCGCGCTGATCCTGCCCTCCCCAGGACGGAGGGTCGGGGACAATTGCCGGAGAGCCCCCGCTGTTGCCCCCCACCAAGGAACCCACTCTGACCTTCCATCCCACGCAAGGTTAGGAGGCCGCCCCTATCAGTCCCCTCACTCCCAAGGGACGTCCCCGCCTCTGCTAGCTCCCCTGACCTCCGCTGCGCTGGGAGGTCCATCGGACCGCAGCGGGAACATCCCCGGGGAATTCTAAAGCGGGGACTCCCAGCGAGGGGAGCTGCAGCTTGAGGAACGATCGGCTGCGGGGGCTGGGGTTTCGGCCGGCAAAGGAGAGAGTTCAGCCACCCCCAGGCCGGATCAGAGATGCCCGGGCCGGGCGCAGGAAGGAGTCCTTATCTCTGCGGGAAGCGCCCAGAGCGGCCAAAGCGGTCCAAGTCCGCTGCAAAGTTGAGGCGGAGGATGGTCCCGGTGCCAGGCGGAGGCTATCCCGCCTCCCCCGCCCCCAGATTCAGAAGGGCCGAGGGGGCTGCTCTGGCCTCGGGCTTTGGGGTCAGCCCTCCAGCTGACCGGCCAGCCTCAGGAAGGGAGCCCGGGTCACTGTCAGCCCCCTCTCCTCTCGCTGAGCAGGGGAGCCCTCTCTCTGCAGGCCCTTCACCTCCGTGCTGCGTGGAGCTCCGTGCCCGAGCTCCCACAGCACAAGGGCCGTGCTACCCTTCCTCCCCAACCACCATCCCTCCTGTCAGCCATGTTAACCAGCGTCCTTATCTCCCCTCGATCTCCACTGGGCCTGTGCCGGCCCTGTCCCCGCTGGGGGCGCTGGAGACCATCGACCCGGTCCCCAGGAGCCGCTGGCCTACCCCTGGCGGGCACCGAGCCCTAactgcacctgtgatcccaacctCACCTTCCCTGAAGCCTACCGCCCCCCTGTCAGCACCTCGAGGCCTGCACTGAGAGGAAGAGAAGCCgcctgccctgccctgtctgccaccaggccccagcttggggagagggcaggggcagCAGGGCTGTAGGACGGCCAAGGCACAGGCATCTGGCACAGAGGCCACACTCCAGAGAGCCccacaccagcacacccagcccaAGGCCACATCCTGCTTGCCCTCCTCCTGGCGTCCCTCTAAGGCCACAGTTCTGTCCCCGACTGGGGCTAAGTCCTGGGGTCTGATAGGACATTCCACAGGGGCCATTGGAGCCCTCCCCATCCCCCGTTCTGAGACCTCAGAGATAAGGTTTCCAGAGCAGGGGTGCACTCCTGTCCTGCAACCTTGGAGTCCCCAGTCTCCAGCCCATGAGCCTTGAAACCCACTCTGAGGCCAGGGGAGCCCGGACAGTATTGGGGAGGCTGGGGGCTCTGTCACTGCACTTCCCCTAGGGCGTGTGCTGCCCCCAAGCCCCAGGGTGCCCAGCACCGCTGTCCACACCCCCACCAGGATGACGTGCTCCGGGTGCAGAGGTGCAGGGCAAGTGCCTGAGGCACACGTGTGTGCCTGCTGCCCATGGACATACCTGTGTGGGCGTGTCCGTCAGGGGTCTCTGGGGTCCCGCAAGCATGTGTGTGGTCCCTCTCGCAGTTGTCCGCCCATATTTCTGTcaagccccctccccagcccatccCAGCTCCTGGCCTGGTGCCTTGCAGCTCAGGTACGGACATTAGCCAGGGCGGATAGGGACAATGATCCAGTCCGTGTCCTCCCCTCGACCCGCCCCCAGGGATGGTCCCTTCCCCCACACTCTGGACTCCAACCCGCCCTGCCCATGGAGTCCCTCCTTGAAAACCAGGGTGATGAGTCCATTCCTGGCCTTCCCTGCTGTTGCTTCCTGTCACCATGGTCacgggtggggtggggggcaggatgCCCTCACCGTGGGGCCGCGCCTTCTGTGTTGGCTCACAGCAGTTTTTCCACTCAACTCAGACACCCACACTCAcaaacacagatacacacagacacatgcacagatacgcacacacacactgacacagacataacacagagacacacacacatacacacaatccctggaatcctccctaaacttcagccacagactgacgTGCCCCTCAAACCCCCTTTCTCCTGCGCTCCCCATCCACCCTGTGCTCCGGGGGTGGGGACCCCTCATCAGCTGCAGGACCCCAGCTTCCGGCTCCTTTCTCCACCCACACTCCGTGTTCGGGCCATCCCACCCCCAACGCCCACCCCCATCTGAGCAGGTGAGGGTCGGGTCCTGCCAGCTTCTGGGACACACtgtccccaacaggccccagcccaggcactaggcctccagctttgtcagCTCGCCTGGCTCTCACCTGGCCAGGGATGCACCTAGGGCAGGGCACTGACCTCGTCCATGGGGCCAGCCTGACTCAGGCCCACTGGGCTGGCTGGAAACCCCAGCCCCTGCACCTCTCAGCCCACTCTGCGGGGTGCTGGTGGCATTTGTTGCAGGAACAAACAGAGGACAGAGTGGTCAGGACAGGGACACGGAGCTCCCCAGCTGCTCGCCCCAGGCTGCCTCTATGCCCAGAACATTCCATCCTGCAGCTGGACAGCAAGAGGGCCCTAGACTGGGGGCGGCGGGGGCTGCTGCACTGTTCGAGGTGCATCTCAGAGGCCTCCTCTGTCTGCTCAGCCCGCCCTCTGCACACGTCCCTGCGCCCTGGCCTGCTCCTGCTGGCCCTCTGGCTGAAGCCCACCGGGGCTGGGGTGCGGCAGCCTGCAGCCAGGCCTGGGCTCCAGGAACCAGGGTGACCcaagaggcagggctgggccccACTGTCCCTGAGGAATCCCACCGTCCACCCCTCTAGGAACATTTTGCTCCTCTGGGCCCACAGCCCCTTCCTCTGCAGACTCGGCTTGGGGACTTGCCTTGAGATACCTCTCCTTGTCCTTGGAGCCCTCCCCAGCACCTCCCCTTGCCCCATGTCCAGGCTAAGAGTGTGGGCAGGTGTGAGGTGCCCTCCCGGGGCTGCAGGCCAGCCAGGCCTGTCCTGGATGCTCTGCAACCAGGTGCCCTGCACTGCCAACATGCGTGCCAGGACAGCACGGAGCCGGCCACGCCCAGCTCAGGCCTCCCCAGGGCCcacctccccgcccctccccctcaGCCCAGCTGAGTCTCAGACACTCCCAAGTTCCCAGGGTCTATTTTCAGCTGCTTGTCTCCTGGGACCCCCTGTCTGGCCTGTGGTCTGGCCCCGGTTGGCCGTGCTGGGCCCAGTGGCCATTCCTGCCCTGGGCAGACCCGGCATGGGGCTGGGATGGGACAGGcttaccagacaggcccctcctGTTCTCCAGGCCTCACCTTCAGCCCCGAGCAGGTGGGAAGGCTGCTCAGTTCCTCCTCTCCCAGAGCAGACGTGGCGAGGtgtggaaagagggaaggagggggctCCCTCAGCCAGCCCTGCCCTCAATGGGGCTGCACCCCTGCCTGGGCTCCACAGACTGCCCAGATGGGGcgcccctgccctccctcccctcccttgaGGGTGGGCCTAGTACCCAGCACCCTACAGCCatagcccaggaattccagaggCTGGAATTCCAGCCTTCCCACCTGGCAGCTGGACCCCACACCCCCACCGGAAGCCCATCAGGCGCTGGGAAAAGTGCTGCCCCCACCTGGCCGTCCTGGTCCCCAGCCTGCCCTTGCCTGTGCCCAGCTCTCCATGGTCCAGAGCTAGGGGCCCATGGCACTGGGTGATTTCCTCACATCCACCTCTCCAGCTACCGCTGGCCCCCAGTAAGCTGGAcccagggatgggagggaggtgTGCCCCACCAAGTCCTGTGGAGGGTCAGGGTCAGGGGCGCTAGTCCCAGCTGTGTGGAGTCCGAAAGGGTCCAGGAATTAGGGAAGACCCTGGGAGCGGGGGTACCCAGGGCTGATGCTGCGGTCACTGGCTGGGCAGGGCCTGGAGGAGGGGTGCTGGGGGTCCGGGGCAGGGGCCAGAAGAAGTGGAGACAGGGGTAGCTGCTGGCTGAGCAGGCCCCACAAAGATGCCTGGCTGGGGGCATCAGTGAGGGCCCCAccagcccaggttggagtggggGATACCTTGGAGGGGCCTGGCCAGGAGGCACAGGAAGATCGGACAGTGGAGGTACAGATGGGGAGCAGCACAGCTCGGCTCAACAGAGTGCCGGGGTGTGAGCTTAGCCCCACAGGGGCACCAGGGCCTTGTGGATCCCTGGACTTGGTTCCCAGGGGTTCTGAAGGGGAGGGATGGAGCAGATAGCATTTCAGAGCTGCTTCACTGGCCGGGCGTGGGTCCAAGTAGGAGAGAGTGAAGGTTGAGGCCAGAGCAGCCCCCGAGGCAGGGACAGAGAAGGAGGCACGCCCAAGGGCAAAAGAGCCCATTCCAGACTCCCCTCCCTTTTAGGGGATATCTGGGTCTGTGGGCACCCGAGGGAACACCTGGctggcaggcggctgggagggcATGGCTTCCTGGAGCTGGAGACACCAAGCGAGCCCTGTTAGTGCCGTGGGCACCCAGCCAACCCCAGCAACACCGCCCAGCGACGCAGTCCAGACAAACAGTAGCAACAACCGCCCCGGTTTCCATGACAATGACTTGGAAACAAACACGGCAGGCAGGCGTCATCCTCAAACCAGCCCCGCAGGAAACGGTCCTGCCCCAGCCAGACCCGGGGTCGGGTGCTGCTGTCCCTGGCGGGGTCAGGGGCTGATCTCTGGAGGAGACCCCTTACCCACATCATCCCCGCAGCCGACCCGGGCGGGTCTTCTAGCACACAAACCCCCCACCGCCGCCCAGGTTTTAGGGAAGGGCACCCACCCACCACTCTCCTCAAGACACAGTTTCCACTGCAGGCTCCCAAGGGAGGGGGGTCCAGCTGAGCCCTCCAGCACCCCCACACCCCCGCCCCGCCAAGCTGAAAGCAGGAATTTCCCATGCAACCCTGGGAGCCCGCAGCAAGGGTGGAGACGGGCACTCCGGGAATTCTCAGTTCTCTTGAAACAACCCCTCAACACACACAAGGAAGCCTTGGCCTGGAAGGAGTGGATGAGAAGGGGAACCATCCCAGCCTCTCCTGTGAGCAGGGGTCTGGAACCTGCCTGATCCTCCCctctgcctggggttggggagtgGCCGTCCCTTCTGCAACGTCAGGCCCGGGGGGTTTTGGCCAAATTCCAGGTGGGAGGAGAGGCTGTGGCCGCACTGGGTACCTGGCTGGAGGGCAGCTGTGGTATGGCTGGACCCCAGAGCCAGTCCAGGCCCCGCCAGGACATGGATGGCTGCTCTCGGGACAATGGGCTCAGCATCCAGGCTCAGCTCCGTCAGAGCCCATGGGCTGGAGGGTGGCCAGGCAGGGGGCTGTGCCAACAGCTAGGAACAGGGAAGAGGCATAAAGCCCCGGCCACCCTGTAGCATTGGGGACAGGGGCCTGGAGGTGGCCAGGTCTGAGTGCCCCTCACTGCAGGAAGGGCCAAGGCAACTTGGGTGTGGTGCCAGGGGCAGAGGAACATAAACCAAGGTGGGGAGTCCAGATGGCGCCAGGACAGGGCTCAGCCACTGGGGAAGGTCTCCACGTTTCTGCTCTGTGCTGCCAGAATGGAACAGTGCGCCCTCTAGTGGGCACCCGAGGAGTGGCGCATAGGAAAGGCGGGGCGCGGGGGAGGGGAGAGCTCCTTGGACCCGCCAGGGCTCCTGGCTGAAAGGGCAGAGCCTGGACCATGAAGATGCCAGGGGCGAGTCGGTCATCACTAAAACCTTCACCAGAACACCTGGGCAGGGATTCTGTCCCTGGGCCACACCCCAGGCCGAGGCAGGCCTGTCCACAAAAGCCTGTCCATCACCctatggacaaaagctggaaacagCCACACTGATTCCCTCCAGTCCTTGCTCTGACCACAGCCCCCAAACCCTCCTGCGCTTCTCAGTCCAGTCCTGGTCTGCCAGAGACCTctgccccacccacccagccTTCACCAGCTTCCCCATTCTCTGCCCAGGACCCCTCCTCTGTTCCCCggcccccttccctcctcttctgcTCTCAGGGCTGACCCCTCCTGCGCTTCCCAGGGTCCACAGACCCAGGCAGCTCTGGGTTCTCAGGCCTGCTGTTGGTATTTTCAGGGTTCCAGGTTCAACTTTCCTCCAAGGCTCTGTCCTCCATGGACCCCACCCTCACCTGATCCTGGCCAGGACCCCTGGCCCCGGAATGCCTCCCACCTTCCTTACCTCCCCACAGCCTGGCGTTCTTACTGCCTCCccatctgggtgggcaccaccacCCTAACCAGGGACCACgcccccctgcccccatccctccctcctcctcagaAACATCCCAGGGCCACACCTCCCACCATCACCCTCAGGAGGAGAGCCCACCCCCACTAGCAGCCAGGCCCAGGAGCGTTGGCTGGGAGCATGCATGGACCGGAGAAAGGGACCCTGGTCTGTGATTTGCATCCATCCCACAAGCAGAGACAATCCTGCAATCCTCAAACCTTTTATTGACAGCACAAGGCTCAGCAGCAGGTGAGCCACGTGAGGGCGGCGAGCGCTTGCGAGGCAGTGTGGGCACCAGGCAGGGGATCCCGGAGGGAAGCCCTCTGCCAGGGACATGGTGAGGGCGTGGCCATCACTCACGAAGGGAGCATAAATAACACTGGCAGGTGGGTGggcagcaggagagggagagCGGACAGCGCCACAGGGACACACGCAGGGCCGGCGGGAAAATGCTGGGACAGGGTCACACGGGGATTCGGACGCGCAGACACAGAAGGGGTCATGGGACGCCCAGAGGACGCCAGAGGGGGCAGACACACCAGAGACTCAGGGATGGGCATGGCACTCTGCCCGTGGCCGCCCCTCCTCCAATACTCGCCCTGGGCTTGCAGGCAGGACTGCGCAGCTGAGCACTCTCCCAGCAGAGCCAGGCAGGGGGGCTCCTGCAGGGTCTGGGGCGCAGGTGAGCCCCATCATGAGAGCCACTGTGGCCTAGGGCTGGACCTTGCCTTCGGGGTCCCGGTCATAGATGTAGCTGCCCACCGCGCCGGTGTTCACTCCTGTGGAGAGAGGCCGCTGGGCTGGGTCGGGGGAACAGCGGAGAGggggggagggcagggaagacATCGTGGACCACCCTGGCTACACTCACCCTTGGGTCCGAAGAGAATTCCATAGCAGGGCTTGTGGCAGTAGGGCTGGCCATCGTGCTGGGGCAGAAGGTGGGTGCTGAGAGAGGGGTCCACAGACTCCCCCGACCCATCACCTAGAGGCTTCCAGAATGTGCAGGCCTGCTGGCCGTGGGGGAGAGGGCAGCGCAGCTCCCAGAAGCACCACCCGCCATCCCCTCCAGGCGCGCCTCTCACCCTCATCCCCCCGCGCCGCCCGGCCCCCAAGCCCCGTCGCGCTCCCCTCACCTCCGCGTGCCCGCCGGGGGTCAGTGTCTTCCCGCAGCGCTCGCAGCGCAGGCAGGGCCGGTGCCAATCCTTGCCCAGAGACGTCACCTTCTCAGCTGGAAAGGGGGAGGGGTGAGGCCGAGCcccggggcaggggcgggggcggggggcggcgggGGTCCGGGCGCGCACTCACCGAAGTACACCTTCTTGCTGCAGCGCGGGCACGTGTTGGGCTCCCCGGTGAAAGTAGTGACACTGGAGGCTGTGGGGCGCACGAGtcagggcggggcggggccgggggcgcccacaacccccagccccagcccgcGCCCAGCCCACCTCTGCTGGGCCCCTTCGGGGGGCCGCTCGCCTTCCGCTCCTCTGCTCGGGCCGCGGGGACCTCGATGGGGCCGGTGACCTGCGGCCCCTCCGCCAGGGGCTTCTCGTAGATGTAGGAGCCCGCGCCCCCGATGTTCACGCCTGCGGGTGGGGGTACGTGGGATGGGGGGGCCGTGGCCACACGGCGTCTCAGAAAATGGCccgctgggggctgggggcactAGGC
The sequence above is drawn from the Nomascus leucogenys isolate Asia chromosome 22a, Asia_NLE_v1, whole genome shotgun sequence genome and encodes:
- the CRIP2 gene encoding cysteine-rich protein 2 isoform X1; translation: MASKCPKCDKTVYFAEKVSSLGKDWHKFCLKCERCSKTLTPGGHAEHDGKPFCHKPCYATLFGPKGVNIGGAGSYIYEKPLAEGPQVTGPIEVPAARAEERKASGPPKGPSRASSVTTFTGEPNTCPRCSKKVYFAEKVTSLGKDWHRPCLRCERCGKTLTPGGHAEVRGARRGLGAGRRGGMRVRGAPGGDGGWCFWELRCPLPHGQQACTFWKPLGDGSGESVDPSLSTHLLPQHDGQPYCHKPCYGILFGPKGVNTGAVGSYIYDRDPEGKVQP
- the CRIP1 gene encoding cysteine-rich protein 1, with the translated sequence MPKCPKCNKEVYFAERVTSLGKDWHRPCLKCEKCGKTLTSGGHAEHEGKPYCNHPCYAAMFGPKGFGRGGAESHTFK
- the CRIP2 gene encoding cysteine-rich protein 2 isoform X3, producing the protein MASKCPKCDKTVYFAEKVSSLGKDWHKFCLKCERCSKTLTPGGHAEHDGKPFCHKPCYATLFGPKGVNIGGAGSYIYEKPLAEGPQVTGPIEVPAARAEERKASGPPKGPSRASSVTTFTGEPNTCPRCSKKVYFAEKVTSLGKDWHRPCLRCERCGKTLTPGGHAEHDGQPYCHKPCYGILFGPKGVNTGAVGSYIYDRDPEGKVQP
- the CRIP2 gene encoding cysteine-rich protein 2 isoform X2; the protein is MEMAVAAGCVCKGGGCCHREPGQGHHESQEHRGPLVGSQTCLVHQAEETAEKVSSLGKDWHKFCLKCERCSKTLTPGGHAEHDGKPFCHKPCYATLFGPKGVNIGGAGSYIYEKPLAEGPQVTGPIEVPAARAEERKASGPPKGPSRASSVTTFTGEPNTCPRCSKKVYFAEKVTSLGKDWHRPCLRCERCGKTLTPGGHAEHDGQPYCHKPCYGILFGPKGVNTGAVGSYIYDRDPEGKVQP